One window of the Delphinus delphis chromosome 20, mDelDel1.2, whole genome shotgun sequence genome contains the following:
- the CD177 gene encoding CD177 antigen, which yields MSPFLLLALLGITVPGVQALTCYWATLMSVKNASELPLQWTASQKHCEEGWSCQEVLMLMENGPYVYMVLIKGCTQAADHEDLITQHRAGPGLSITSYTRVCREDLCNHLFTSLPLWAPHPPTALGSVRCPVCLSAQSCRSAAELTCPAESTHCYSGHLLLRAGNRSTHLRVQGCMSQAGCNLLNGTQEIGPISLQETCDSEAMLTCHRGIMLQTSQDLAQEPVTWSTNTEQLCNRGEVCQETLLLIDVGPRSLLVGSKGCSKARTPDSQAISIHSGPPGVLVASFARFCTSDRCNSAASSSVLLNSLPRPAAPAPGDLQCPTCLSVFGSCTQNSDTVTCPKGTSHCYQGHIFLRGGGLSSPVGIQGCMAQPSSSLLNGTQNIGVFSVIEDRDEAIVPDGAAPTLVPDGAAPAPYLAWVAGLGLSLALWCGAPSLLTPFPHDS from the exons ATGAGCCCTTTCCTGCTGCTGGCCCTCCTGGGCATCACCGTGCCCG GAGTGCAGGCCCTGACCTGCTACTGGGCGACACTGATGTCTGTGAAGAATGCATCGGAACTGCCCCTCCAGTGGACGGCTAGCCAGAAGCACTGTGAGGAAGGCTGGAGCTGCCAGGAGGTTCTGATGCTGATGGAGAACG GACCCTACGTGTACATGGTGCTCATCAAGGGCTGCACCCAGGCAGCCGATCACGAGGACCTCATCACCCAGCACAGGGCAGGCCCCGGCCTGTCCATCACCTCCTACACCCGGGTGTGCCGGGAGGACTTGTGCAACCACCTGTTCACCAGCCTCCCTCTCTGGGCCCCGCACCCACCCACAG ccctggggtctgtgCGGTGTCCAGTCTGCTTGTCTGCCCAAAGCTGCCGGTCTGCAGCAGAGCTGACCTGCCCCGCCGAGAGCACGCACTGCTACAGTGGGCACCTTCTGCTCCGTGCTG GGAACCGCTCCACCCATCTGAGAGTCCAGGGGTGCATGTCCCAAGCAGGCTGCAACCTGCTTAATGGGACTCAGGAAATCGGGCCCATCAGTCTGCAGGAGACCTGTGATTCTGAAG CTATGCTGACCTGTCATCGGGGGATCATGCTTCAGACTTCTCAAGACCTGGCTCAGGAACCTGTCACGTGGTCCACGAATACGGAGCAGCTGTGTAATCGTGGGGAGGTGTGTCAGGAGACGCTTCTGCTCATAGATGTAG GACCCAGATCGCTCCTGGTGGGGAGCAAAGGCTGCAGCAAGGCCAGGACACCGGATTCCCAGGCTATCTCCATACACTCGGGGCCGCCCGGAGTGCTCGTCGCCTCCTTTGCCCGGTTCTGCACTTCCGACAGGTGCAACTCGGCTGCCAGCAGCAGTGTCCTGTTGAACTCCCTCCCTCGTCCAG ctgcccctgccccaggagaCCTGCAATGTCCCACCTGTCTGTCCGTCTTTGGATCCTGCACACAAAACTCTGATACTGTGACGTGTCCTAAGGGCACCAGTCATTGTTACCAGGGTCACATTTTTCTCAGGGGAG GTGGGCTGAGCTCCCCAGTGGGCATCCAGGGCTGCATGGCCCAACCTTCCAGCTCCTTATTGAACGGTACCCAGAATATTGGGGTCTTTTCTGTGATTGAGGACCGTGATGAGGCTATAGTGCCAGATGGAGCTGCCCCTACCCTAGTGCCAGATGGAGCTGCCCCTGCCCCCTACCTGGCttgggtggcagggctgggactatCCCTAGCCCTTTGGTGTGGGGCGCCCTCCCTGCTGACCCCATTTCCCCATGATTCTTAG